One stretch of Caldinitratiruptor microaerophilus DNA includes these proteins:
- a CDS encoding ABC transporter substrate-binding protein: MKAKFLASVLTGAMFAIALAGCGGQQGGSTAGGSAGGGGAAKVAEVKIGNILPLSGPAAPLGELGKKARELAAEEINAAGGIKSLGGAKLKLIFADSQGKPQVGVAEAERLITQEKVSLLTGTYQSGVAIPVSEVAERYKVPFFAPVPSDDSITQRGFKYLWRLADTSEMRVIAQSQFLDDLNKTQGAGLKTVYLIYENTAWGQGVAKSWKKYLPEKGFQIVGEEAYPQGSSDFTPLANKVKAANPDVVLLTSYVADASLLTNTFAEQKVTPKVFLGTSGGYSDPVYLKNTGENAEYFFDVSSWETDVRRPHVQEINEKFQQKFGVLPSNEAVKAYVAMYVIKDVLERAGSLEADKIRDAFNQTNITEGITQVYAPTIKFDDKGQMISQALVIAQYRKVNGKIERVTVWPEKEARSPEFKPVLFPGWDKK, encoded by the coding sequence GTGAAGGCAAAGTTCCTTGCGAGCGTCCTCACCGGCGCCATGTTCGCGATCGCGCTGGCCGGGTGTGGCGGCCAGCAGGGAGGTTCCACCGCGGGAGGCAGCGCCGGTGGCGGCGGTGCTGCAAAGGTGGCCGAGGTCAAGATCGGCAACATCTTGCCCCTTTCGGGCCCCGCCGCCCCGCTGGGGGAGCTCGGGAAAAAGGCCCGCGAACTGGCGGCTGAAGAGATCAACGCGGCCGGTGGCATCAAGTCCCTCGGCGGAGCCAAGCTGAAGCTGATCTTCGCCGACAGCCAGGGCAAGCCCCAGGTGGGCGTCGCGGAGGCGGAACGCCTGATTACCCAGGAGAAGGTCTCCCTCCTTACCGGCACGTATCAGTCGGGTGTGGCCATTCCGGTTTCCGAGGTCGCCGAACGCTACAAGGTCCCGTTCTTCGCCCCCGTGCCCTCCGACGACAGCATCACTCAGCGCGGTTTCAAGTACCTGTGGCGGTTGGCCGATACCTCGGAAATGCGGGTGATCGCCCAGAGCCAGTTCCTGGACGACCTCAACAAGACGCAAGGCGCTGGGTTGAAGACCGTCTACTTGATTTATGAGAACACCGCCTGGGGCCAGGGCGTGGCAAAGAGCTGGAAGAAGTACCTGCCCGAGAAGGGTTTCCAGATCGTGGGTGAAGAAGCCTACCCGCAGGGTAGCTCTGATTTCACGCCGCTGGCAAACAAGGTGAAGGCCGCGAACCCCGACGTCGTCCTGCTCACCTCCTACGTGGCCGATGCCTCCCTGCTGACCAATACCTTCGCCGAGCAGAAAGTAACCCCCAAGGTTTTCCTTGGCACTTCGGGTGGTTACTCCGACCCGGTCTACCTGAAGAACACGGGGGAGAATGCCGAATACTTCTTTGACGTCTCCTCGTGGGAGACGGATGTCCGTCGGCCTCATGTGCAGGAGATCAACGAGAAGTTCCAGCAGAAGTTCGGCGTCCTGCCGTCCAACGAAGCCGTGAAGGCGTACGTGGCCATGTACGTCATCAAGGACGTACTGGAGCGGGCGGGTTCTCTGGAGGCCGACAAGATCCGCGATGCCTTCAACCAGACCAACATCACAGAGGGCATCACACAGGTGTACGCTCCCACCATCAAGTTCGACGACAAGGGCCAGATGATCAGCCAGGCCCTGGTCATTGCCCAGTACCGCAAGGTGAACGGAAAGATCGAGCGGGTAACCGTCTGGCCGGAAAAGGAAGCCCGGTCCCCCGAGTTCAAGCCGGTCCTGTTCCCCGGCTGGGACAAAAAGTAG
- a CDS encoding iron-containing alcohol dehydrogenase, translating to MVFPFRMPGVLYAGVGALDKLGPEVQRLGGDHVVVVTDKGLVKAGVVDSVLARLKEIGVAVTVFDEVEAEPSTENCEKAASAVVAAGARLIVAVGGGSSLDVAKGSSILAAHGGKIADYFGIDKVPGPGLPWIGIPTTSGTGSEVTPNAIFTDKMQQLKIGVVSPYLLPTVAIVDPVLTLTVPPAVTAATGIDALTHAIESFTAPKATPQTDLYALEAIRLISRSLRKAVWAGKDLQARTDMAYGSLFAGVSLGNAGVGAVHALGYPLGGQFGVTHGVSMSLLLPYVMEFNMVADIEKFARVAEAMGENVAGLSTRAAAARAVEAVRTLSVDVGIPQRLRDVGIPESALDGLAEAAMKVTRLLDNNPRKVTLEDARALYQAAY from the coding sequence GTGGTGTTCCCGTTCCGTATGCCCGGCGTGCTGTACGCCGGCGTGGGGGCTCTGGACAAACTTGGCCCTGAGGTGCAACGCCTGGGCGGCGACCACGTCGTCGTGGTGACGGACAAGGGACTGGTCAAGGCCGGAGTGGTGGACTCCGTGCTGGCGCGGCTGAAGGAGATCGGCGTCGCGGTCACCGTGTTCGACGAAGTCGAGGCGGAGCCCAGCACCGAGAACTGTGAGAAGGCCGCTTCCGCCGTGGTTGCTGCCGGTGCGCGGCTGATCGTCGCCGTGGGCGGCGGCAGCTCCCTGGACGTGGCCAAGGGCTCGTCCATCCTTGCGGCCCACGGGGGCAAGATCGCTGACTACTTCGGCATCGACAAGGTCCCCGGCCCCGGTCTGCCCTGGATCGGCATCCCCACGACTTCCGGCACCGGTTCCGAAGTCACGCCCAACGCCATCTTCACCGACAAGATGCAGCAACTGAAGATTGGGGTGGTCAGCCCGTACCTTCTGCCCACCGTGGCCATCGTGGACCCCGTGCTCACCCTCACGGTGCCACCGGCCGTCACCGCCGCCACCGGCATCGATGCCCTTACCCATGCGATCGAGTCGTTCACCGCCCCCAAGGCAACGCCGCAGACCGACCTGTACGCGCTCGAGGCGATCCGCCTCATCTCTCGCAGCCTGCGCAAGGCGGTCTGGGCGGGGAAAGACCTGCAGGCCAGGACGGACATGGCGTACGGGAGCCTCTTCGCCGGTGTCTCGCTTGGCAACGCCGGGGTTGGTGCCGTCCACGCCCTCGGCTACCCGCTCGGCGGCCAGTTCGGCGTTACTCATGGCGTGTCCATGTCGCTGCTGCTGCCGTATGTGATGGAGTTCAACATGGTGGCCGACATCGAGAAGTTTGCTCGTGTCGCGGAGGCCATGGGAGAGAACGTCGCGGGCCTGTCCACCCGCGCCGCGGCGGCCAGAGCGGTCGAAGCCGTGCGGACGCTCTCGGTGGATGTCGGAATCCCCCAGCGGCTGCGCGACGTGGGTATCCCGGAGAGCGCCCTGGACGGCCTGGCGGAGGCGGCCATGAAGGTGACCCGCCTGTTGGACAACAACCCGCGGAAGGTCACCCTCGAGGACGCCCGGGCCCTTTATCAGGCGGCTTATTAG